A stretch of DNA from Candidatus Bathyarchaeota archaeon:
GTTCTACACATGGACAACCAGGTATTCGAGGGCTTACATCAAAAATGTAAAACTCCAAGTTATTGTTCATAGCTCCTTGCAAGGCAAACAAACCAATAATTCCAGGCGGGTATTCTTTTTTACAGGTCTCAACAAACTTTTCCCCTGCATCCAAGATTTTTTCTATCTGAGATTCACGCATTGTAGCGCCCATGTGACCAATTTCCACGTTTTGAGTGGGCAGTTTGGCTTCCAGTTGCTCATCAGCGGGCAGGTCTAAGACCCCATCTAGGTTTGTTTGGATCCTTCGATCAAACCCTAGTAAGTCAATTTGGTCAGTTATTGGGGAATAGAAATAGTTAGCGTTGAATTTAGCTCCAACGACATATTCTTCGATAACTGACTCTTCTAAATCTTCCCGGGTGATTATGCCTTTGGTTATCCGTTCTTCAGAGCGCCGTTTAAATTCTTCTGGAGAAGAAGCGTAAAAGAAAGCACGTTCAATGCTTCTTGTTTTCTCTGGAACTTTTACTATGGCTAGTCTGTCAATTTCTTCAGGTGATTTGAAAATTTTTGGCAAATTCAATCCGGATCTTACGATTAGGTCATACTGGTTATTGGGGACGTTTCGCTCTTCGCTTCGGAGCATGAACCGGTTTCCCAACAAGGGAACTTTGAATTTTTGTTCTATATTATCATAGCCAGTGTAAACTGAAAACGAACGATTGGGAACAAAAATTGTGTTGAGTTCCCGAAGTTGAGTTTGATTTTCTTCTTTAATGAGATCTGAAAACTTGTTTAACAATAAAACGTGGTCAAACAGGTTCTTATAGTGCTTTGTGTAGGTTTTTTCTCGCCCTTTTTGGCAAATAATTACTGTTTCAAATCCTTCCTGTTTGGCGCCATGACCCATCTCTAACGCAGAGTGAGACCCAAGAACACCAATTCTTACTTTTTGGGGGTCATAATCTGATAATACGTCATAAATTTGTTTACGGTCCATCTTTTTCACCTACATATGCGTTATATCTTGTGCGCATTTCTGGCGGGCATTGATTGCACCGCTCTTTATTGAAGCCGCTTCTGTTTGCAGTCCATTCCAAAAGAGGTATAATAGATTTTCTGAGCTCGATGCCGTCGTTGGTTAATGAATACTCAACTCGTGGAGGTATCTCGGCAAAAGATTTCCGTTCGATTAACTGTTCTGCTTGCAGTTCCTTTAATGTGTCAGACAAAGTTTTGGGGCTGATGCCTTCTAATGTTTCCATTATCTGGTTGAATCTGAGTTTTCCACAGTTACCTAAGGCGTTGATGATTAAAAGTGCCCATTTTTTACTGATTAAATCGATTACCCCTTTCAAGGGGCAGATGCAAGTTTGTTGCTTATTTTCGCACATGATAGTCGCTTTCTTTAAAGATACTGACTATTTTACTATAAACTTGATAGTTTAAATACTTTCCTTTGGATAGTAGTGCATGTAAAATCGGAGGTGAACAAAGAACATGACCGGAGATTGTTGCTGCGGAGGCGACTGCCACGACCACGGACCCCGAAAAGTCCTAACCAAAGAAGAAAAAATAGCCAAACTCACACAATACAAAGAAGACCTCAAAAAAGAAATCGCAGCAGTAGACGAAGCTTTAACTGAACTCAGCAAATAAGACTTGAACTGAGTTTTCTTCAATTTTCATTTTTTCCATTTTTATAGTTGAACCTTTTTTGTTGGTTTGAAACGAAACGCATAAATTGTAATTTTCACGTTCATAACAGACTGTCGGGAGGTAGCTCAGCTTGGTAGAGCTTCCGAACCAGCCTAAACTCGAGGCTGATGGAGATGCTGTAGACGTCTACCATTATGGTGGGCATCATTTAGCCTATCAAGCGTACAGACACCGGATTGTCGCAGGTTCAAATCCCGCCCTCCCGACCATTTTACATCTAGCATCAACATAAAATTTAGGACAAACAATTCTGCATATTCATAAACTAATAAGCTACAATGTTGAAAACAACCTTTTTCCAGAAAAAAACAGAAGTTATAAAAAAGATTAGGTTCTAAAATTTCAAGCAATAAATAAATTTTATTAACTAATATCGGATACCACTTTTATGTTACCAATCATTTTTATTTTTACTAAATTTCTTTGTTTGCCCATCTTTGTAGTAAGGGAATAACTACAAAATATGCTAAAAGCAAGACTAAGTTTGTAATAATGGAAGCAAGAAAAATTATGAAAGGCAAATTAAGCATTGGAGGAACAGGCATCATAACTGTTGGCAAACCTGAAATGCGATGTGGATACACATAAAATGGAGTCCAAGTGCTTTGCATGTTATAATCATACCAGTTATTCATTTCTTCCCATAATTGAACGCTGGAAATAATGTAAACAGCTGTTAATAGCAAATTAATGAAAATTATTAACAGCATAAAACGTTTAGACATGATTTTTAGTTTCAAAATTCTTTATTTAAATTTTTGGGATGCAAAACAATCAATTCCATCAAGCTATTAACGAAATTTTTTATTTTTTTCCCATTGTATTAACTGCTTAAATTTCACATAGGGCTTACAAAACAATATTTCTGTTTTTATCCGAGAAAACAATTTTTTCAGAAAAATTCTACAACTCAAGTTTTATTTGTCGTGTATATTCTTTAACGAATAGGTTGTGTGCCCGTGTCAGGTGCTGAAGAACAAACAGTTGAAAAGCCATTGAAAGAATTTTTAACTGGATCTAAAAAAGTAGTTGTCGCTGGAGTCGGAAACCCCTTTCGCAAAGACGATTTTGTTGGCGTAGAAATCGTACGCAAACTGAAAACCAAAGTATCTGACCATGTTTTCTTGATAGAAGCAGAAACCATACCTGAAAGCTATATGCAAAAAATTGTAGCCTTCAAACCCACCCACGTATTGTTGGTAGATGCAGGAATAATAAACAAACAACCCGGAAATGCAATGCTCGCTCGCCCTGAGCAACTCATACGAAAAAGTTCCATTTCAACCCATACGTTGCCGTTGCGAATCTTTTGTGATTACATAACCCAAACAGCTAACGCCAAAATTGCTCTTCTCATAATTCAACCAATGAATGTCGACTTTGGAGAAGGATTAACCCCTGAACTCAAAGAAAC
This window harbors:
- a CDS encoding hydrogenase 3 maturation endopeptidase HyCI, which codes for MSGAEEQTVEKPLKEFLTGSKKVVVAGVGNPFRKDDFVGVEIVRKLKTKVSDHVFLIEAETIPESYMQKIVAFKPTHVLLVDAGIINKQPGNAMLARPEQLIRKSSISTHTLPLRIFCDYITQTANAKIALLIIQPMNVDFGEGLTPELKETAETLATLLQSLLP
- a CDS encoding helix-turn-helix transcriptional regulator; amino-acid sequence: MCENKQQTCICPLKGVIDLISKKWALLIINALGNCGKLRFNQIMETLEGISPKTLSDTLKELQAEQLIERKSFAEIPPRVEYSLTNDGIELRKSIIPLLEWTANRSGFNKERCNQCPPEMRTRYNAYVGEKDGP
- a CDS encoding formate--phosphoribosylaminoimidazolecarboxamide ligase family protein; translated protein: MDRKQIYDVLSDYDPQKVRIGVLGSHSALEMGHGAKQEGFETVIICQKGREKTYTKHYKNLFDHVLLLNKFSDLIKEENQTQLRELNTIFVPNRSFSVYTGYDNIEQKFKVPLLGNRFMLRSEERNVPNNQYDLIVRSGLNLPKIFKSPEEIDRLAIVKVPEKTRSIERAFFYASSPEEFKRRSEERITKGIITREDLEESVIEEYVVGAKFNANYFYSPITDQIDLLGFDRRIQTNLDGVLDLPADEQLEAKLPTQNVEIGHMGATMRESQIEKILDAGEKFVETCKKEYPPGIIGLFALQGAMNNNLEFYIFDVSPRIPGCPCVEPTSPYMKYKYGKEVGPGRRVAMEIKTAVAENKLEMIVT
- a CDS encoding DUF5320 domain-containing protein; this encodes MTGDCCCGGDCHDHGPRKVLTKEEKIAKLTQYKEDLKKEIAAVDEALTELSK